Proteins encoded within one genomic window of Flavobacteriales bacterium:
- a CDS encoding (d)CMP kinase, with protein sequence MKKINIAIDGHSSCGKSTIAKQLSNHLGYIYIDTGAMYRAICLYALRNNIIGDGIINEELLLEKLDDVSVSFEYDKVNNLCQTYLDGQNVESEIRGLWVSENVSKISKIKAVRQKMISIQREIGRNKGVVMDGRDIGSVVFPKAELKLFITASAEERARRRSLELKGVSFEDVLMNLKERDEDDSTRKENPLIISENAIVIDNTNMTKEEQFEKVLESYEKAILN encoded by the coding sequence ATGAAAAAAATAAACATAGCAATTGACGGACATTCCTCTTGTGGTAAGAGTACTATTGCCAAACAACTCTCCAATCACTTAGGTTACATATACATTGATACAGGAGCTATGTATAGAGCGATTTGTTTGTATGCTCTACGAAATAATATTATTGGTGATGGCATTATTAATGAAGAACTTTTATTGGAAAAGCTAGACGATGTTAGCGTCTCTTTTGAATACGATAAAGTAAATAACCTATGCCAAACCTATTTAGATGGTCAAAATGTAGAAAGTGAGATTCGTGGCTTATGGGTTTCTGAAAACGTTAGTAAAATCAGTAAAATAAAGGCTGTAAGGCAAAAGATGATTTCAATTCAAAGAGAAATTGGACGAAACAAAGGCGTAGTAATGGACGGAAGAGATATCGGTTCTGTAGTATTTCCTAAAGCTGAATTAAAGCTATTTATAACTGCTTCAGCAGAAGAACGTGCCAGAAGACGGTCATTGGAGTTAAAAGGTGTTAGTTTTGAGGATGTGCTCATGAATTTGAAAGAACGTGATGAGGATGATAGTACTAGAAAAGAAAATCCACTCATAATTTCTGAAAATGCTATTGTTATTGACAATACCAATATGACCAAAGAGGAACAGTTTGAAAAAGTTCTAGAATCTTATGAAAAGGCTATTTTGAACTAA
- a CDS encoding 4-hydroxy-3-methylbut-2-enyl diphosphate reductase has translation MKKFDVPEFYRSSIIASIKEKRRNLDPKKKDFTPSIVDFGSVKFHLARHFGFCYGVENAIEISYKAIEENPDKNIYLLSQMIHNPIVNEDLISRGLRFIMDTEGNQLIDWDEINSDDVVITPAFGTTIEIKQLLEEKNIKLEKYDTTCPFVTRVWKKASSIGTNDYSIIIHGKHRHEETKATFSHSMQNAPSLIIKDLNEAKQLVEFIEGKLPEEEFYTVFKDKYSEGFDLQRDLQKIGVVNQTTMLASETEEISNFLKDFIINKHGEENYKDYFADTRDTLCYATNENQKATYGLLNVPADIAIVVGGYNSSNTSHLVELCEHKLPTFFIKSYKEILSKDTIRHFKYDNKEIIETTNFLPNKKNVKIILTSGASCPDSEVDKVLNKLLTFFDDANPIEEVLNDFSSK, from the coding sequence ATGAAAAAATTCGATGTACCAGAATTTTACCGTTCTTCTATAATTGCTTCAATTAAAGAAAAACGACGAAATCTTGACCCTAAAAAGAAAGATTTCACACCTTCTATTGTCGATTTTGGATCGGTAAAATTTCACCTTGCAAGACACTTTGGCTTTTGCTATGGCGTTGAAAATGCAATTGAAATATCGTATAAAGCTATTGAGGAAAATCCAGATAAAAACATTTACCTGTTGAGTCAGATGATTCACAACCCCATTGTAAATGAGGATTTGATTTCCAGAGGCTTGCGATTTATAATGGACACTGAAGGAAATCAACTAATAGACTGGGACGAAATTAATTCTGATGATGTTGTAATTACGCCTGCATTTGGAACCACAATTGAAATCAAACAATTGCTTGAAGAAAAAAATATTAAGCTCGAAAAATACGACACCACCTGCCCCTTTGTAACTAGAGTATGGAAAAAAGCCAGTAGTATAGGTACAAATGATTATTCGATTATTATTCATGGTAAACACAGGCATGAAGAAACGAAAGCAACTTTTTCACATTCAATGCAAAACGCTCCGTCTCTAATCATTAAGGATTTGAACGAAGCGAAACAATTAGTTGAATTTATTGAAGGTAAACTTCCTGAAGAGGAGTTTTATACCGTCTTTAAAGATAAGTACTCTGAAGGTTTTGATTTACAAAGGGACTTGCAAAAAATTGGTGTTGTCAACCAAACTACCATGCTGGCTAGTGAAACGGAAGAAATTTCTAATTTTTTGAAAGATTTCATCATCAATAAACACGGTGAAGAAAATTATAAAGACTATTTTGCTGATACTAGAGATACTCTTTGCTATGCTACTAATGAAAATCAGAAAGCAACTTACGGACTTCTAAATGTACCAGCAGATATTGCTATTGTTGTTGGTGGATATAATAGTTCTAACACCTCTCACCTGGTTGAGTTGTGTGAACATAAACTTCCAACATTCTTCATTAAATCATACAAAGAAATATTATCAAAAGATACCATTAGACATTTCAAATACGATAATAAAGAAATCATTGAAACGACTAACTTTTTACCTAATAAAAAGAATGTAAAAATTATTTTAACCTCAGGTGCATCCTGCCCTGATTCAGAAGTGGATAAAGTCCTTAATAAACTATTAACGTTTTTTGATGATGCAAACCCTATTGAGGAAGTATTGAACGATTTTAGTTCAAAATAG
- the pdxH gene encoding pyridoxamine 5'-phosphate oxidase translates to MKSIKNIRTDYVKNELNFDDLTTHPFELFKLWMTDALKQVSEPNAFVFSTVNPEGRPSSRVLLLRDLDDKGFNFFTNYNSQKSQDIESNPFVCMNFFWYESERQVRVSGRIEKLPVEASDDYFQSRPYDSKIGAWSSPQSSVIESREILVKNVKDFSSQYSDDVPRPPHWGGYCIVPDKIEFWQGRSSRLHDRFVYSLEGEEWKIERLAP, encoded by the coding sequence ATGAAAAGTATTAAAAATATCAGAACCGATTACGTCAAAAATGAGTTGAATTTTGACGATTTGACTACCCATCCTTTTGAACTTTTTAAATTATGGATGACTGATGCTCTTAAACAGGTTTCTGAACCAAATGCTTTTGTTTTTTCGACAGTAAATCCTGAAGGTAGGCCTAGTTCAAGAGTGCTTTTATTAAGGGATTTAGATGATAAAGGATTCAACTTTTTTACTAACTACAATAGTCAGAAATCACAAGATATTGAAAGTAATCCTTTTGTTTGTATGAACTTCTTTTGGTATGAATCAGAAAGACAAGTAAGAGTTAGTGGGCGTATTGAAAAGTTGCCAGTTGAGGCTTCTGATGACTACTTTCAAAGCCGTCCTTATGATAGTAAAATTGGTGCTTGGTCATCTCCTCAAAGCTCTGTAATCGAGTCAAGAGAGATTTTAGTTAAAAATGTAAAAGATTTCTCTTCTCAATACTCTGATGATGTACCTCGCCCTCCTCATTGGGGTGGATACTGTATTGTTCCTGATAAAATTGAATTTTGGCAAGGTAGGTCTAGCCGTTTGCACGATAGATTTGTATACAGTCTTGAGGGTGAAGAATGGAAAATAGAACGGTTAGCTCCTTAA
- a CDS encoding methionyl-tRNA formyltransferase has translation MKSNLRIVFMGTPEFATHSLRLLIESGYNVVGVITAPDRPSGRGQKINYSSVKEYAVEKGLYLMQPTNLKDSDFIEELKTLKADIQVVVAFRMLPEIIWNMPSIGTLNLHTSLLPKYRGAAPINWAIINGENESGVTTFFIEKEIDTGNIILQEKVSIEKDDNAGQLHDKLMDVGGKLVCKTIDKISKGTTDGTSQKGKATQAPKIFKKDCKINWTDSLEDIHNFIRGLSPYPTAWTFIDEEQKKNIKVFKSSIEKVSHSERVGKIFTDGKNELKVAVNGGYIHLHEIQLSGKKKMKTHDFLRGYRFDEDLILK, from the coding sequence ATGAAATCAAACCTTAGAATTGTGTTCATGGGTACTCCAGAATTTGCTACCCATTCCTTGAGATTGCTCATAGAATCTGGATATAATGTGGTTGGTGTGATAACTGCTCCAGACAGACCATCTGGTAGAGGACAGAAAATCAACTATTCCTCAGTGAAAGAATATGCTGTTGAAAAGGGTTTATACCTTATGCAACCCACAAACCTAAAAGATTCAGATTTTATAGAAGAATTAAAAACCTTGAAGGCAGACATTCAAGTCGTTGTGGCATTCAGAATGTTACCTGAAATAATCTGGAATATGCCATCCATAGGCACACTTAATTTACACACTTCATTATTACCAAAATACAGAGGTGCTGCACCCATTAATTGGGCAATCATAAACGGCGAAAATGAAAGTGGTGTAACTACTTTTTTCATTGAAAAAGAAATAGACACTGGAAACATCATCTTACAAGAAAAAGTAAGTATTGAGAAAGATGACAATGCTGGGCAACTTCACGATAAACTAATGGACGTTGGTGGTAAATTAGTTTGTAAAACTATTGACAAAATAAGTAAAGGCACTACCGATGGAACTAGCCAAAAAGGGAAGGCAACACAAGCACCAAAAATATTTAAAAAAGACTGTAAAATTAATTGGACAGATAGCTTAGAAGACATTCATAATTTTATTAGAGGGCTTTCTCCCTACCCAACTGCTTGGACATTTATTGATGAAGAGCAGAAAAAAAACATAAAAGTTTTCAAATCTTCTATCGAAAAAGTAAGCCATTCTGAACGTGTGGGAAAAATCTTTACGGATGGAAAAAATGAATTAAAAGTAGCAGTAAATGGTGGTTATATTCACCTTCATGAAATACAGCTTTCTGGAAAGAAAAAAATGAAAACCCATGACTTTTTAAGAGGTTATCGGTTTGACGAGGATTTAATTTTAAAATAA
- a CDS encoding RecQ family ATP-dependent DNA helicase, with amino-acid sequence MLSPEKILKQYWGFDSFRSSQLDVIHSILEGNDTLVLLPTGGGKSICFQVPTMMMEGICIVVSPLIALMNDQVNTLKSKNIRAVAITSGMSHSELDITLDNCIYGNYKFLYLSPERLENEMVKVRLEKMNINLIAVDESHCISEWGYNFRPSYLKISNIRKISDAPIVALTASATKTVVEDIQEKLEFRTKKVVKSSFYRKELSYVVLDQEEKDSKIIQVLNRVKGSAIIYCRTRKETKRVHTLLSEHGISSHFYHGGLDIVDRESKQKQWLLNHVRVMVATNAFGMGIDKPDVRLVIHNFIPSSLEAYYQEAGRAGRDKKLSYAIVICNKLDVHELKKDIENHYPDIEEIRNVYQQLANYYGIASGSGQYSEHPFHISEFCEKYSLNYLKTFNTLKLLEREEYIKLSEAINQPSRIHFKVSHSELYQFQIANKAYDLMLKILLRSYGTLFEAFTKIQESIIAKRAQLTTQEVKSLLKKLKEMDILDYIPQNSNPKILFLKQRVEAKNLSISKESLVKRKNNEEYKANSVIEYVSNQHYCRSSFLQDYFGDDTLEKCGKCDVCLEKNKLKISNQEFDIIMNAIKELIEKEPMSVDQIILKIVEFREDKMIEVLQFLSDNGQIAFNEEKKLYWVS; translated from the coding sequence ATGTTAAGTCCAGAAAAAATATTGAAACAATATTGGGGCTTTGATTCTTTTAGAAGTTCTCAACTTGATGTTATTCATTCAATTCTTGAAGGTAATGACACTCTTGTGCTATTACCTACTGGAGGAGGAAAGTCCATATGCTTTCAAGTCCCTACTATGATGATGGAAGGTATTTGTATAGTTGTATCACCTCTTATAGCCCTTATGAATGATCAAGTTAATACACTTAAATCTAAAAACATTAGAGCTGTTGCTATTACATCTGGAATGTCTCATTCTGAATTAGATATCACTCTAGATAACTGCATTTATGGAAACTATAAGTTTTTATACCTCTCTCCAGAACGTCTGGAAAATGAAATGGTGAAAGTGAGGCTTGAAAAAATGAATATTAACCTCATAGCTGTAGACGAATCCCATTGTATTTCAGAATGGGGCTATAATTTTAGACCATCGTACCTCAAAATTTCAAACATTAGAAAGATAAGCGACGCTCCAATAGTGGCTTTAACGGCTTCAGCAACAAAAACTGTTGTAGAAGATATACAAGAGAAACTAGAGTTTAGAACTAAAAAAGTTGTTAAAAGTAGTTTTTACAGGAAAGAACTTTCATATGTAGTACTTGATCAAGAAGAGAAAGATAGTAAGATTATTCAGGTTTTGAACAGAGTAAAGGGGTCAGCAATAATTTACTGTAGAACTAGAAAGGAAACTAAGAGAGTTCACACTCTTTTATCAGAACATGGGATTTCATCCCATTTCTATCATGGAGGCTTAGACATCGTTGATAGAGAGTCAAAACAAAAACAATGGCTACTTAATCATGTCAGAGTTATGGTAGCTACCAATGCTTTTGGAATGGGAATTGATAAGCCTGACGTCAGACTCGTTATACATAACTTCATCCCTTCTTCTTTGGAAGCATATTACCAAGAGGCTGGAAGAGCTGGAAGAGATAAAAAACTTTCCTATGCTATCGTAATATGCAATAAACTAGATGTACACGAATTAAAAAAAGACATTGAAAATCATTATCCTGATATTGAAGAAATAAGGAATGTCTATCAACAATTAGCAAACTACTATGGAATTGCAAGTGGTAGCGGACAGTACTCTGAACACCCCTTCCACATTAGTGAGTTCTGCGAAAAATATTCTTTAAATTATCTCAAAACGTTTAATACGCTCAAACTATTAGAAAGGGAAGAATATATTAAGTTAAGTGAAGCAATAAATCAACCTTCACGAATACATTTTAAAGTTTCTCATTCTGAACTATACCAATTTCAAATTGCTAACAAAGCGTATGATTTAATGCTTAAAATATTGCTTCGTTCATATGGAACGCTATTTGAAGCCTTCACAAAAATACAAGAGAGCATTATTGCCAAACGAGCACAACTCACTACCCAAGAAGTAAAAAGCCTTTTGAAGAAATTAAAGGAAATGGATATTTTGGATTATATACCACAAAACAGCAACCCCAAAATACTATTCCTAAAACAAAGAGTTGAAGCAAAAAACCTTAGCATTTCTAAAGAGTCTTTAGTAAAGAGAAAAAATAACGAAGAATATAAAGCAAATTCGGTTATAGAGTATGTCAGCAATCAACACTATTGTAGAAGTAGCTTTCTTCAAGATTATTTTGGAGATGACACTTTGGAGAAATGTGGAAAGTGCGATGTTTGCCTTGAAAAAAACAAGTTGAAAATCAGTAACCAAGAATTTGATATCATTATGAATGCCATAAAGGAATTGATTGAAAAAGAGCCTATGTCGGTTGATCAAATCATCTTAAAAATTGTAGAATTTAGAGAAGATAAAATGATAGAAGTATTACAGTTTTTAAGTGATAACGGGCAAATCGCATTTAACGAGGAAAAGAAACTGTATTGGGTATCATAA
- a CDS encoding ATP-binding protein, producing the protein MKRVVITGCPGSGKTSLIDELKQKGYPCYEEVSRQLIKRMEISTSFKDFNFEDEVFNHRKKDFLDASKELQFYDRSMIDNLAYLTKNKLTISENMHKDCKQHKYFTKIFILPPWHDIYETDNERVEDYKEAVDIHSYLIEAYTKYDYSLIEVPKTTLEERIDFILNRI; encoded by the coding sequence ATGAAAAGGGTAGTTATCACAGGATGTCCTGGTAGTGGTAAAACTAGTCTTATAGACGAGTTAAAACAAAAAGGTTACCCTTGCTATGAAGAAGTTTCAAGACAGCTTATTAAACGAATGGAAATATCAACATCTTTCAAAGATTTTAACTTTGAAGATGAAGTCTTTAACCATAGAAAAAAAGATTTTTTAGATGCATCAAAAGAACTTCAATTCTACGATAGAAGTATGATTGATAACTTAGCTTATTTGACTAAAAACAAGCTTACCATTTCTGAAAACATGCACAAAGATTGTAAACAACACAAATACTTTACAAAAATTTTCATTTTACCCCCTTGGCATGATATTTATGAAACCGACAATGAAAGGGTTGAAGATTATAAGGAAGCCGTTGATATTCATAGTTATCTGATAGAAGCTTACACCAAATACGACTATTCTTTAATAGAGGTTCCAAAAACTACACTAGAAGAACGAATTGATTTCATTCTAAATAGAATCTAA
- a CDS encoding ZIP family metal transporter: protein MSLTNYIVLFLSVFIGAFIAFYFKNISNKTTKLLISFSGAYLFSITVLHLMPETFNNENNHVIGLFVLIGFFIQIILEHFSQGVEHGHGHIHGSIPISIMIGLCIHSFIEGMPLGTPHHNHVNAHTHDSLLSAIVLHKIPVGIVLTHMLIQSKMSKARIFLFVVIFALTTPLGSFFSQYISNISGYYHEIMAIVIGIFLHISTTILFESSEGHHFNSQKILAIILGTSIALLSTFL, encoded by the coding sequence ATGAGTTTAACCAACTATATAGTTCTTTTTCTCTCAGTTTTTATAGGAGCATTTATTGCTTTCTATTTTAAAAACATCTCAAATAAAACAACAAAATTGTTGATTTCGTTCAGTGGAGCATATTTGTTTTCTATAACTGTTCTTCATCTTATGCCTGAGACATTTAATAATGAGAATAACCATGTCATTGGTCTTTTCGTTTTAATTGGTTTTTTCATTCAAATAATACTAGAACACTTTTCTCAAGGTGTTGAACACGGACATGGACACATCCATGGAAGTATACCAATTAGTATAATGATAGGCTTGTGTATTCACTCATTTATTGAAGGAATGCCTTTAGGAACACCACACCACAACCATGTAAATGCCCACACTCACGACTCTCTACTTTCTGCAATTGTATTACATAAAATACCTGTAGGCATTGTCCTAACCCATATGCTCATACAAAGTAAAATGAGTAAAGCTAGAATATTTCTTTTCGTAGTAATATTTGCTTTAACAACACCTCTTGGTTCTTTTTTTAGTCAATACATTAGTAATATTTCAGGTTATTACCATGAAATAATGGCAATCGTAATTGGAATTTTTCTTCATATTTCTACTACAATTCTTTTTGAAAGCAGTGAAGGACATCACTTCAATAGTCAAAAAATATTAGCTATTATATTAGGAACAAGCATTGCCCTATTAAGTACATTCCTATAA
- a CDS encoding class I SAM-dependent methyltransferase, which translates to MKNWFDTWFNSPYYHLLYKDRDFSEADKFISNLIEQLNPSPNHSFLDIACGKGRHSVSINEKGFKVEGIDLSKESIDYANSFSNERLHFNVHDMRKVYKKEEFDFILNLFTSFGYFKSDKENEDAIKAMSENLKKGGRIVIDFMNAKKVISNLVEKEDKKVEHLLFKINRKVEKGYIIKDIKFVDNNQSYHFEEKVRALTLNDFKDLVDKAGLKFINLWGDYDFNDFDAINSQRLILLLQK; encoded by the coding sequence ATGAAAAATTGGTTCGACACTTGGTTTAACAGCCCATACTATCACCTTCTTTATAAAGACCGCGACTTTAGTGAAGCTGATAAATTTATCTCTAATCTAATAGAGCAATTAAACCCCTCTCCTAATCATTCTTTCTTAGATATTGCATGCGGTAAAGGCAGACACTCTGTATCTATTAATGAAAAAGGATTTAAAGTAGAAGGAATAGATTTATCAAAGGAAAGTATAGATTACGCCAACTCATTCTCTAATGAACGCCTTCATTTTAATGTTCATGACATGAGAAAAGTCTACAAAAAAGAAGAGTTTGACTTTATCCTAAATCTATTCACAAGTTTTGGCTATTTCAAGAGTGATAAAGAGAATGAAGATGCTATAAAAGCCATGTCAGAGAACCTTAAAAAGGGAGGCCGAATAGTCATTGACTTTATGAATGCAAAAAAAGTCATTTCCAATTTAGTTGAAAAAGAAGATAAAAAAGTCGAACATCTTCTGTTTAAAATTAACAGAAAAGTGGAAAAGGGCTACATCATAAAAGACATAAAATTCGTCGATAATAATCAATCGTATCACTTTGAGGAAAAGGTTAGAGCTCTGACACTGAACGATTTCAAAGATTTAGTAGATAAAGCCGGATTAAAATTTATAAATTTGTGGGGTGATTATGATTTTAATGACTTTGACGCAATTAATTCACAACGACTAATATTACTTTTACAGAAATGA